One genomic window of Novosphingobium aureum includes the following:
- a CDS encoding DUF1428 domain-containing protein: MTYVDGFVIPVPAGRKQDFIDHARAFDALFLEYGARRIVECWSDDVPHGKQTDFHRAVAAKEDEAVVFSWIEWPDKATRDTCMAAMESDPRMDPALNPMPFDGSRMIFGGFEPVYEAGA, encoded by the coding sequence ATGACTTACGTCGACGGTTTCGTCATTCCCGTGCCTGCCGGACGCAAGCAGGACTTCATCGATCACGCCCGCGCCTTCGACGCACTGTTCCTCGAATACGGCGCAAGGCGCATAGTCGAGTGCTGGAGCGATGACGTACCCCACGGCAAGCAGACCGACTTTCACCGCGCCGTTGCGGCGAAGGAGGACGAAGCCGTCGTGTTCAGCTGGATCGAATGGCCAGACAAGGCAACGCGCGACACGTGCATGGCCGCGATGGAAAGCGATCCGCGCATGGACCCGGCGCTCAATCCTATGCCCTTCGACGGCAGCCGGATGATCTTCGGCGGCTTCGAGCCCGTCTACGAAGCGGGAGCCTGA
- a CDS encoding VOC family protein: MPGIDNPAQGQTADVPADCGAGSFIWYELMTDDAPASAAFYQKVVGWKVSPPAPGDPLGYRMIERDDGAMAGGILPLSPEMTQGGARPAWLGYIAVADVDASYAAITGDGGEGHMPPSDIEGVGRIALVTDPWGAPFYIMTPQPPEGAGQAASSAFTVDRPQSVRWNELVTPDRTGAIAFYLHHFGWSQEGAMPMGDLGDYCFIQRDAITIGAVMAKPDFMTHCGWSFYIGVDDIDRAVAAAREGGAHMHGDPQPIPGGEFSVAGSDPQGAAFALVGPRRE; this comes from the coding sequence ATGCCCGGCATCGACAACCCGGCACAGGGTCAAACAGCAGACGTCCCGGCTGACTGCGGCGCAGGCAGCTTCATCTGGTACGAGCTGATGACCGACGATGCCCCGGCGTCCGCCGCCTTCTACCAAAAGGTCGTCGGCTGGAAGGTTTCGCCCCCCGCCCCCGGCGACCCGCTCGGCTATCGCATGATCGAGCGCGACGATGGCGCCATGGCGGGCGGCATCCTGCCTCTCTCGCCCGAGATGACGCAGGGCGGCGCGCGCCCTGCATGGCTCGGCTACATTGCGGTCGCCGACGTCGACGCGAGCTATGCCGCGATCACTGGCGATGGCGGCGAAGGGCACATGCCGCCGAGCGATATCGAGGGTGTCGGCCGCATAGCGCTCGTAACCGACCCCTGGGGCGCCCCCTTCTACATCATGACCCCGCAACCGCCCGAAGGTGCAGGGCAAGCCGCATCGAGCGCCTTCACTGTCGATCGCCCCCAGTCGGTGCGCTGGAACGAACTCGTCACCCCTGACCGGACCGGAGCGATCGCCTTCTATCTGCACCACTTCGGATGGAGCCAGGAAGGCGCGATGCCGATGGGCGATCTTGGCGACTACTGCTTCATCCAGCGCGATGCGATTACCATCGGTGCGGTTATGGCCAAGCCCGACTTCATGACGCATTGTGGCTGGAGCTTCTACATCGGGGTCGATGACATCGACCGCGCGGTCGCCGCTGCACGCGAAGGCGGCGCTCACATGCACGGCGATCCGCAACCGATCCCCGGCGGCGAATTCAGCGTGGCTGGTAGCGATCCGCAAGGCGCGGCCTTTGCCCTGGTCGGGCCACGCCGGGAGTAA
- a CDS encoding glutathione S-transferase family protein, whose translation MSVDDSEYTFFTNPMSRGQIARWALEEVHADYAQSLVDWADKSPVFLDYNPMGKVPTLVHHADDGDRVITEAAAICLYLAEMHPEAELLPNDGEMANYYRWTFFCAGPVDQALTAKALGFEPKGSKQEGMASFGSFARTTATIEEFLDGRRWICGERFTMADVYVGSSVDWGLNFGLFPPSEPLVAYAERCQARPAYKAAKAIDGKLIAEMGK comes from the coding sequence GTGAGCGTTGACGACAGCGAGTACACCTTCTTCACCAATCCCATGTCGCGCGGCCAGATCGCGCGCTGGGCACTCGAGGAAGTCCACGCCGACTACGCCCAGTCGCTGGTCGACTGGGCCGACAAGTCGCCAGTCTTCCTCGACTACAACCCGATGGGCAAGGTACCCACGCTCGTCCACCATGCCGACGATGGCGACCGCGTGATCACCGAGGCGGCGGCGATCTGCCTCTACCTCGCAGAGATGCACCCCGAGGCCGAACTGCTGCCCAACGACGGCGAAATGGCCAACTATTACCGCTGGACCTTCTTCTGCGCCGGGCCGGTCGACCAGGCGCTCACCGCCAAGGCGCTGGGTTTCGAGCCCAAGGGGTCCAAGCAGGAAGGCATGGCCAGCTTCGGCTCGTTCGCACGCACGACCGCGACCATCGAGGAATTTCTCGACGGGCGCCGCTGGATCTGCGGCGAACGCTTCACCATGGCCGACGTCTACGTCGGCAGCTCGGTCGACTGGGGCCTCAACTTCGGGCTGTTCCCGCCCAGCGAACCGCTCGTCGCTTATGCCGAGCGCTGCCAGGCGCGCCCCGCCTACAAGGCCGCCAAGGCGATCGACGGCAAGCTGATCGCGGAAATGGGCAAGTAG
- a CDS encoding SRPBCC domain-containing protein: protein MDQETTAPDDAGKEAEALELSVTRFIAAPPERVWHVLIERQEEWWCPRPWRMRIDERECRAGGRCRTTMLGPEGEVIAQDGLFLAFEEGRMFATTDAISGDLRPARPFMIGIWEIAPEGEGTRYTGRARHWNAEDKRAHEEMGFTQGWNAVAEQLAALCEEAGENG, encoded by the coding sequence ATGGATCAAGAGACGACGGCGCCCGATGACGCAGGCAAAGAGGCAGAGGCGCTCGAGTTGAGCGTCACGCGCTTCATCGCCGCCCCGCCCGAACGCGTGTGGCATGTCCTGATCGAGCGTCAGGAGGAATGGTGGTGCCCGCGTCCATGGCGCATGCGCATCGACGAGCGCGAATGCCGTGCGGGTGGGCGCTGTCGCACGACGATGCTGGGTCCCGAGGGCGAGGTGATCGCGCAGGACGGCCTCTTCCTCGCCTTCGAGGAAGGCCGCATGTTCGCGACCACCGACGCGATTTCGGGTGACCTGCGTCCGGCGCGCCCGTTCATGATCGGGATCTGGGAGATCGCGCCCGAGGGCGAAGGCACACGTTATACCGGTCGCGCGCGTCACTGGAACGCCGAGGACAAGCGCGCGCACGAGGAAATGGGCTTCACCCAGGGCTGGAATGCAGTGGCGGAGCAACTCGCCGCGCTATGCGAGGAAGCGGGAGAAAACGGATGA
- a CDS encoding GFA family protein, translated as MSFTGQEGGCDCGSVRYRLEAEPIVIKCCHCHACQRQTGSAFALNLVIETDAVTFSGARPEVIEMETASGHGQSNHRCPQCHVSLCSVMHMAGDKARFMRAGTLDDTSGLAPDLHIFTATRQPWFVIPEDAEQFEAFYTGKDVVRVFGEDNALRWRKVLGR; from the coding sequence ATGAGCTTCACGGGGCAGGAAGGCGGCTGCGACTGTGGGTCCGTGCGCTATAGGCTCGAGGCCGAACCGATCGTCATAAAGTGCTGCCACTGCCACGCCTGCCAGCGCCAGACCGGCAGCGCCTTTGCTCTCAACCTCGTGATCGAGACGGATGCCGTCACCTTTTCGGGTGCCAGGCCCGAGGTGATCGAGATGGAAACCGCGAGCGGACACGGCCAGTCCAACCACCGCTGCCCGCAGTGCCACGTCTCGCTCTGTTCGGTCATGCACATGGCCGGCGACAAGGCCCGCTTCATGCGCGCCGGCACGCTCGACGACACCTCCGGCCTCGCCCCGGACCTGCACATCTTCACCGCCACCCGTCAGCCCTGGTTCGTGATCCCCGAGGACGCGGAACAGTTCGAGGCCTTCTACACCGGCAAGGACGTGGTGCGCGTATTCGGGGAGGACAACGCGCTGCGCTGGCGCAAAGTGCTTGGGCGCTGA
- a CDS encoding DnaJ domain-containing protein, whose amino-acid sequence MRHQKFHGRFDSGGRECSWPGCEDTGEFRAPGSRSPGFDGPGDYRWFCLQHVREFNAGYDYFEGMEAEEILRAQSPIHGWEHTARAFRPDESMDAAPRWADYADPLDAINQRARDHMRRRTGEVREEMRSQARFTPEERQALRVMGLEIDVDAKTLRLRYTRLLRQFHPDHNGGDHGHAARLQSVVEAYQMLRKAAAFA is encoded by the coding sequence GTGAGACATCAGAAATTTCATGGACGTTTCGATTCCGGCGGGCGCGAGTGCAGCTGGCCGGGGTGCGAGGATACTGGTGAATTCCGTGCGCCGGGTTCGCGTTCGCCCGGCTTCGACGGTCCCGGCGACTACCGCTGGTTCTGCCTTCAGCACGTGCGCGAGTTCAATGCGGGCTACGACTACTTCGAGGGCATGGAGGCCGAGGAAATCCTGCGCGCCCAGTCGCCAATCCACGGCTGGGAACATACCGCGCGCGCCTTCCGTCCCGACGAGAGCATGGACGCGGCGCCGCGCTGGGCCGACTATGCCGACCCCCTCGACGCGATCAACCAGCGCGCCCGCGACCATATGCGCCGACGCACTGGCGAGGTGCGCGAGGAAATGCGCAGCCAGGCCCGTTTCACCCCCGAAGAGCGTCAGGCGCTCAGGGTCATGGGGCTGGAGATCGACGTCGACGCCAAGACCTTGCGCCTGCGCTACACGCGCCTGCTGCGCCAGTTCCACCCCGACCACAACGGCGGCGACCACGGCCACGCCGCGCGGCTGCAGTCGGTGGTCGAGGCTTACCAGATGCTCAGGAAGGCTGCTGCCTTCGCTTAG
- a CDS encoding BolA family protein, with the protein MTGPIAQEMHALLTAALAPTHLEIVNDSASHAGHTGDDGTGESHFTILIESPRFQGASRLQRQRMVNAALGDIPGQRVHAIAIRASAPGE; encoded by the coding sequence ATGACCGGACCCATAGCCCAGGAAATGCACGCGCTGCTCACCGCAGCCCTTGCGCCGACCCACCTCGAGATCGTCAACGACTCCGCTTCCCACGCCGGCCACACGGGCGATGACGGGACCGGCGAATCGCACTTCACGATCCTCATAGAAAGCCCGCGTTTCCAAGGGGCTTCGCGCCTCCAGCGCCAGCGCATGGTCAATGCAGCGCTGGGCGACATCCCAGGCCAGCGGGTCCATGCCATCGCCATCCGCGCGAGCGCTCCGGGCGAATAG
- the hisG gene encoding ATP phosphoribosyltransferase, translating to MPKNLTFAIPKGRILEEALPLMARAGVVPDAEFHDKKSRALSFACEGSDMRLIRVRAFDVATFVAHGAAQVGIVGSDVVEEFNYEDLYAPVDLNIGHCHLSVAEIDGEQTQSLPSHLRVASKYPNLTRRHFEKLGVQAEVVKLNGAMELAPTLGLSSRIVDLVSTGRTLKENGLIETSKILDISARLIVNRAALKTDERVGALVERFRALVTEARLEAGASA from the coding sequence ATGCCCAAGAACCTGACTTTCGCCATCCCCAAGGGCCGTATCCTCGAAGAGGCCCTGCCGCTCATGGCTCGTGCCGGTGTCGTTCCCGATGCCGAGTTCCACGACAAGAAGTCGCGCGCGCTCTCCTTCGCGTGCGAAGGCAGCGACATGCGCCTGATCCGCGTACGCGCCTTCGACGTGGCGACCTTCGTCGCGCATGGCGCAGCGCAAGTCGGGATCGTGGGTTCGGACGTGGTCGAGGAATTCAACTACGAGGACCTCTATGCGCCGGTCGACCTGAACATCGGCCACTGCCATCTCTCGGTTGCCGAGATCGATGGCGAGCAGACGCAGAGCCTGCCCTCGCACCTTCGTGTCGCGAGCAAGTATCCCAACCTCACCCGCCGCCACTTCGAGAAACTGGGCGTGCAGGCCGAGGTGGTGAAGCTCAACGGCGCGATGGAACTGGCCCCGACGCTCGGCCTTTCCAGCCGCATCGTCGATCTGGTCTCGACCGGTCGCACGCTCAAGGAGAACGGCCTCATCGAGACGAGCAAGATCCTCGACATCTCCGCGCGCCTGATCGTCAACCGCGCCGCGCTCAAGACCGACGAGCGCGTGGGCGCGCTGGTCGAGCGTTTCCGCGCGCTGGTCACCGAGGCGCGCCTCGAGGCCGGAGCCAGCGCCTGA
- the hisD gene encoding histidinol dehydrogenase — MQRLSTRDGDFAAKFAAVVDDRRESASDVASAVSAILADVRARGDAVLAELTAKFDGHELDTTGWQVSAEDCKAAFDALDPDLRAALELAASRIRAYHAAQLPENRDYTDEAGVRLGAVWHAVDAAGLYVPGGRAAYPSSLLMNAIPAKVAGVGRLVVVTPTPKGEVNPLVLAAAHLAGVDEVWRVGGAHAVGALAYGTGRIAPVDVVTGPGNAWVAEAKRQLYGVVGIDMVAGPSEILVIADGANDPAHIAADLLSQAEHDPTSQSILITDDAAFADAVAGAVEDELARLATEPTARTSWNDNGVIIEVASFDEAPALANRLAAEHVEIATEDPQAIFAKIRHAGSVFLGRMTPEAVGDYVAGPNHVLPTGRRARFSSGLSVLDFMKRTSFIQLDEAALEAVGPAAVALARAEGLPAHARSISIRLEK; from the coding sequence ATGCAGCGTCTCTCCACCCGTGATGGCGACTTTGCGGCGAAGTTCGCCGCCGTGGTCGACGACCGCCGCGAGAGCGCGAGCGATGTCGCCTCCGCGGTCTCGGCAATCCTCGCCGACGTGCGCGCGCGCGGCGATGCCGTGCTGGCCGAACTGACCGCAAAGTTCGACGGGCACGAACTCGATACGACCGGGTGGCAGGTCTCCGCCGAAGACTGCAAGGCCGCCTTCGACGCGCTCGATCCGGACCTTCGCGCAGCACTCGAACTGGCCGCCTCGCGCATCCGTGCCTATCACGCGGCGCAGCTGCCCGAGAACCGCGACTACACCGACGAGGCCGGGGTGCGCCTCGGCGCGGTGTGGCACGCGGTCGATGCCGCGGGCCTCTACGTGCCCGGCGGACGCGCAGCATATCCCTCCTCGCTGCTGATGAACGCGATTCCCGCCAAGGTCGCGGGCGTTGGACGGCTGGTCGTCGTGACACCCACGCCCAAGGGCGAGGTCAACCCGCTCGTGCTGGCTGCAGCGCACCTAGCAGGGGTCGACGAGGTCTGGCGCGTTGGCGGGGCCCATGCCGTCGGCGCCCTCGCCTACGGCACCGGGCGGATCGCCCCGGTCGACGTCGTCACCGGCCCGGGCAATGCCTGGGTGGCCGAAGCCAAGCGCCAGCTCTACGGTGTCGTCGGCATCGACATGGTCGCCGGGCCGAGCGAGATCCTCGTCATCGCCGATGGCGCGAACGATCCCGCGCACATTGCCGCCGACCTGCTCAGCCAGGCCGAGCACGACCCGACCTCGCAGTCGATCCTGATTACCGACGATGCTGCCTTTGCAGACGCCGTCGCAGGCGCGGTCGAGGACGAACTGGCAAGGCTCGCCACCGAGCCGACCGCGCGCACCTCGTGGAACGACAATGGCGTCATCATCGAGGTCGCCTCGTTCGACGAGGCCCCCGCGCTCGCCAATCGCCTCGCTGCCGAGCACGTCGAGATCGCGACCGAGGACCCGCAGGCGATCTTCGCCAAGATCCGCCATGCCGGTTCGGTATTCCTGGGCCGCATGACCCCCGAGGCGGTCGGCGATTACGTCGCCGGGCCCAACCACGTCCTTCCCACCGGGCGCCGCGCGCGCTTCTCCTCCGGTCTCTCCGTCCTCGACTTCATGAAGCGCACCAGCTTCATCCAGCTCGACGAGGCCGCGCTCGAGGCCGTCGGCCCTGCCGCCGTGGCCCTCGCCCGCGCCGAAGGCCTGCCCGCGCATGCCCGCTCCATTTCCATAAGGCTCGAAAAGTAA
- the nusB gene encoding transcription antitermination factor NusB, with amino-acid sequence MSGSKKARAAARLSAVQALYQYDMEGTPEASLLDEFHRHRLGMEIDDEQFTRAEVPFFNDIVKGVIARRDEIDGLLTGKLATGWSLARLDKTMLQILRAGSYELMARADIPTGAAISEYVDVAHAFFNEREAKFVNGVLDAVAKAVR; translated from the coding sequence ATGTCCGGTTCCAAGAAAGCACGGGCCGCAGCCCGCCTGTCCGCCGTCCAGGCGCTCTACCAGTACGACATGGAGGGTACCCCCGAGGCCAGCCTGCTCGACGAATTCCACCGCCACCGCCTCGGCATGGAGATCGACGACGAGCAGTTCACCCGCGCCGAAGTCCCCTTCTTCAACGACATCGTGAAGGGCGTGATCGCGCGCCGCGACGAGATCGACGGACTGCTGACCGGCAAGCTCGCGACCGGCTGGTCGCTGGCCCGCCTCGACAAGACGATGCTCCAGATCCTGCGTGCAGGTTCCTACGAGCTCATGGCGCGCGCAGACATCCCCACGGGCGCTGCGATCAGCGAATATGTCGATGTCGCCCACGCCTTCTTCAACGAGCGCGAGGCCAAGTTCGTCAATGGCGTGCTCGACGCGGTCGCCAAGGCGGTTCGCTGA
- the thiL gene encoding thiamine-phosphate kinase — translation MNAESAHIEALRALAASPAARGLADDAAVLDFGGDALVLTLDTVVEGVHFLPDDPPGDVAWKLVAVNVSDLAAKGADPVGCLYSHALGEDLWDTAFLAGLAEACAHFAIPLLGGDTVRMPKNAPRSFSLTALGRGPKGRPAPARGDAQPGDRLWVSGTIGDAGLGLAILTGARTAATGCAQVLARRYRRPEPSPALGRALAPLVNAMMDVSDGLLVDAARMARASDCAIGIAADAVPLSAEAREFTGDTLKSRLAAMTAGDDYCLLFSAPADRSERIREVAANLGRSLYAIGSVSAGQGVTLLHFGDPVPLPKRLGYEH, via the coding sequence ATGAACGCCGAGTCCGCTCACATCGAAGCCTTGCGCGCGCTCGCGGCCAGTCCCGCCGCGCGAGGGCTGGCAGACGATGCAGCGGTGCTCGATTTCGGCGGCGATGCGCTGGTCCTGACCCTCGACACGGTCGTCGAGGGTGTCCACTTCCTGCCTGACGATCCGCCCGGCGACGTCGCCTGGAAGCTGGTCGCGGTGAATGTCTCCGACCTCGCCGCAAAGGGAGCAGACCCTGTCGGCTGCCTCTATTCGCACGCGCTCGGCGAGGACCTGTGGGACACCGCATTTCTTGCCGGTCTTGCCGAAGCCTGCGCGCATTTTGCCATTCCTCTGCTCGGCGGGGACACGGTGCGCATGCCCAAAAACGCACCGCGCAGCTTCTCGCTCACCGCGCTGGGTAGAGGGCCGAAGGGGCGCCCCGCCCCCGCGCGCGGCGATGCACAGCCGGGCGACCGGCTCTGGGTCAGCGGCACCATCGGCGATGCCGGGCTTGGACTTGCGATCCTGACCGGCGCGCGCACTGCCGCCACGGGCTGCGCTCAGGTCCTCGCCCGACGCTATCGCCGGCCCGAGCCGAGCCCGGCGCTTGGCCGCGCCCTCGCCCCGCTGGTCAACGCGATGATGGACGTCTCGGACGGCCTGCTGGTCGACGCCGCACGCATGGCCCGCGCCAGCGACTGTGCCATCGGCATCGCCGCCGACGCCGTGCCCCTGTCCGCCGAGGCGCGCGAATTCACGGGCGACACGCTCAAGTCCCGCCTCGCCGCGATGACGGCTGGCGACGACTATTGCCTGCTCTTCTCCGCCCCCGCCGACCGCTCCGAACGCATCCGCGAAGTCGCGGCCAATCTCGGTCGCAGCCTCTACGCCATCGGCTCGGTATCGGCGGGACAGGGCGTGACGCTGCTGCATTTCGGCGATCCGGTGCCGCTGCCCAAGAGACTGGGTTACGAGCATTAA
- a CDS encoding sodium-translocating pyrophosphatase has product MDTVTIAIVLGLLAVIYGLLTSRQVLGAPAGNARMLEIAAAIQEGAQAYLKRQYTTIAVVGIVVALILNLTLGTVSAVGFIIGAILSGLAGFIGMNISVRANVRTAAAAQEGLQSGLTLAFRSGAITGMLVAGLALLAIAVFYGYLTGLAGHGVGGADRTVIEGLTALAFGASLISIFARLGGGIFTKAADVGADLVGKVEAGIPEDDPRNPAVIADNVGDNVGDCAGMAADLFETYVVTLGITMVLTAMLVSATDPLLMPLMSLPLLIGGVCIVTSIIGTYCVRLGASNNIMGAMYKGFLVTAVLSVPAIWLAIGHALGDINAEVMVGAREVHGFDLFHCALLGLVVTGLIIWITEYYTGTGYRPVRSIAKASETGHGTNVIQGLAVSLEATALPTLVIVAGIVIAFQIAGLLGIAYAATAMLALAGMVVALDAYGPVTDNAGGIAEMAGLDDTVRERTDALDAVGNTTKAVTKGYAIGSAGLAALVLFGAYTTDLRTFFPGLDVDFSLENPYVIVGLLLGALLPYLFGAMGMTAVGRAAGDVVIDVRDQFASNKGIMEGTSKPDYARTVDLVTKAAIREMIVPSLLPVLTPIAVYFAIMLVAGRANGFAALGALLLGVIVGGLFLALSMTSGGGAWDNAKKFIEDGNHGGKGSEAHKAAVTGDTVGDPYKDTAGPAVNPMIKITNIVALLLLAALAAG; this is encoded by the coding sequence GTGGATACAGTCACGATCGCGATTGTCCTGGGGCTTCTGGCGGTCATCTATGGCCTACTCACCAGCCGCCAGGTGCTGGGCGCGCCAGCGGGAAATGCGCGCATGCTCGAAATTGCAGCCGCCATCCAGGAGGGCGCGCAGGCCTACCTCAAGCGACAGTACACGACCATCGCGGTGGTCGGGATCGTCGTCGCGCTGATCCTGAACCTTACGCTGGGCACGGTCTCGGCGGTCGGGTTCATCATCGGTGCCATCCTGTCGGGGCTGGCCGGGTTCATCGGCATGAACATCTCGGTGCGCGCCAACGTGCGCACTGCTGCCGCCGCGCAGGAGGGGCTGCAGTCCGGCCTCACCCTCGCCTTCCGTTCCGGCGCGATCACCGGGATGCTGGTAGCAGGCCTCGCGCTGCTCGCGATCGCGGTGTTCTACGGATACCTCACCGGGCTCGCCGGGCATGGCGTGGGCGGTGCGGACCGTACCGTGATCGAGGGCCTGACCGCCCTCGCCTTCGGTGCCTCGCTGATCTCGATCTTCGCGCGGCTTGGCGGCGGCATCTTCACCAAGGCCGCTGACGTTGGCGCGGACCTCGTCGGCAAAGTCGAGGCGGGCATCCCCGAGGACGACCCGCGCAACCCGGCGGTCATTGCCGACAACGTGGGCGACAACGTGGGCGACTGCGCGGGAATGGCCGCCGACCTGTTCGAAACCTACGTCGTGACGCTCGGCATCACCATGGTCCTCACCGCCATGCTGGTGAGCGCCACCGATCCGCTGCTGATGCCTCTGATGAGCCTGCCGCTGCTGATCGGCGGGGTCTGCATCGTCACCTCGATCATCGGCACCTACTGCGTGAGGCTGGGTGCCTCGAACAACATCATGGGCGCGATGTACAAGGGCTTCCTCGTCACCGCCGTCCTCTCGGTCCCGGCGATCTGGCTGGCGATCGGTCATGCGCTGGGCGACATCAACGCCGAGGTCATGGTCGGCGCGCGCGAGGTCCACGGCTTCGACCTGTTCCACTGCGCGCTGCTCGGGCTCGTCGTCACCGGCCTCATCATCTGGATCACCGAGTACTACACCGGGACCGGCTATCGTCCGGTGCGCTCGATCGCCAAGGCATCGGAGACCGGGCACGGCACCAATGTCATCCAGGGCCTCGCGGTCAGCCTCGAGGCGACCGCGCTGCCGACGCTGGTGATCGTCGCGGGCATCGTCATCGCCTTCCAGATCGCAGGCCTGCTCGGCATCGCCTATGCAGCGACCGCGATGCTGGCGCTTGCAGGGATGGTCGTCGCGCTCGATGCCTACGGCCCCGTCACCGACAATGCCGGGGGCATCGCCGAGATGGCAGGCCTCGACGACACCGTGCGCGAGCGGACCGATGCGCTCGATGCGGTGGGCAACACCACCAAGGCCGTCACCAAGGGCTACGCCATCGGCTCGGCTGGCCTTGCCGCGCTGGTGCTCTTCGGGGCCTATACCACCGACCTTCGCACGTTCTTCCCGGGGCTCGACGTCGATTTCAGTCTCGAGAACCCCTACGTCATCGTCGGCCTCCTGCTCGGCGCACTGCTGCCCTATCTCTTCGGGGCCATGGGCATGACTGCGGTCGGTCGCGCGGCGGGCGACGTGGTGATCGACGTGCGCGACCAGTTCGCGTCCAACAAGGGGATCATGGAGGGCACCTCGAAGCCTGACTATGCCCGGACCGTCGATCTCGTCACCAAGGCAGCGATCCGCGAGATGATCGTGCCCTCGCTGCTGCCGGTGCTGACCCCGATCGCGGTCTACTTTGCGATCATGCTCGTCGCCGGGCGCGCCAACGGCTTTGCCGCGCTGGGGGCGCTGCTGCTCGGCGTCATCGTCGGCGGGCTGTTCCTTGCCCTCTCGATGACGTCCGGCGGCGGGGCCTGGGACAATGCCAAGAAGTTCATCGAGGACGGCAACCACGGCGGCAAGGGCTCGGAGGCGCACAAGGCCGCGGTCACCGGCGACACCGTGGGCGATCCCTACAAGGATACCGCGGGCCCCGCGGTGAACCCGATGATCAAGATCACCAATATCGTAGCGCTCCTCCTGCTGGCGGCACTGGCTGCGGGTTAG
- a CDS encoding GNAT family N-acetyltransferase, whose translation MEAEVAAWDRLAVRASEPNPFFESWYLLPSLRHLSASETVEVLHFTIDGELAGLLPIRRARRYYGRPVPNLAAWLHANCFCGTPLVASGAEHAFWRAVLDWADAHAGLSIFLHLRAMIEGGALHRALEDVARQQGRQLATVHREQRALLASPLTAQAYLEASLSTGKRKELRRQARRLAELGEVQHERLLGSENLDAWCGEFLALEGSGWKGKAGSALACDARTAQLFRDALAGAGERGRLERLALRLDGRPIAMLASFLGAPGAFSFKTAFDESYARFSPGVLLQLENLAVLDNPAIAWSDSCAASDHPMIDHLWRERRGIVRLSVAIGGGVRRSLFSRFVAAEIARHPVESPQ comes from the coding sequence ATGGAGGCCGAAGTCGCGGCATGGGACCGTCTCGCCGTAAGGGCCAGCGAGCCCAATCCCTTCTTCGAGAGCTGGTACCTCTTGCCCTCCCTGCGCCATCTGTCCGCAAGCGAGACCGTCGAGGTCCTGCACTTCACCATCGACGGAGAACTGGCCGGACTGCTGCCGATCCGACGCGCCCGTCGCTACTATGGCCGGCCGGTTCCCAACCTCGCCGCATGGCTGCACGCCAACTGCTTCTGCGGCACGCCGCTCGTCGCAAGCGGAGCCGAACACGCCTTCTGGCGCGCGGTGCTCGACTGGGCGGACGCGCATGCAGGCCTGTCGATCTTCCTTCACCTGCGCGCGATGATCGAGGGCGGCGCCCTGCACCGCGCGCTCGAGGACGTCGCGCGCCAGCAAGGCCGCCAGCTCGCCACAGTCCACCGCGAGCAACGCGCCCTGCTCGCCTCGCCTCTGACGGCACAAGCCTATCTCGAAGCCTCACTGTCGACCGGCAAGCGTAAGGAACTGCGCCGCCAGGCACGGCGGCTGGCCGAACTGGGCGAGGTCCAGCACGAGCGGCTTCTCGGTAGTGAGAACCTCGATGCATGGTGCGGGGAGTTTCTCGCGCTCGAAGGCAGCGGCTGGAAGGGCAAGGCCGGATCGGCGCTTGCCTGCGATGCACGCACCGCGCAACTGTTCCGCGATGCGCTTGCCGGAGCGGGTGAGCGTGGCAGGCTCGAACGCCTCGCGCTCCGGCTCGATGGCAGGCCCATCGCCATGCTGGCGAGCTTTCTCGGCGCCCCCGGCGCCTTCTCCTTCAAGACCGCCTTCGACGAGAGCTATGCCCGCTTCTCTCCCGGCGTCCTGCTGCAACTGGAAAACCTCGCCGTGCTCGACAACCCCGCGATCGCCTGGAGCGACAGCTGCGCCGCCAGCGACCATCCGATGATCGATCACCTCTGGCGCGAGCGGCGCGGCATCGTGCGGCTTTCCGTCGCCATCGGCGGTGGCGTGCGCCGCTCCCTCTTTTCCCGCTTCGTCGCGGCCGAGATCGCCCGCCACCCCGTGGAGAGCCCGCAGTGA